The genomic segment TTGCTTTTTTTGGGTCAAAGCTTTTTCGGACACACAGTTTTCACATTGCTTGTCCTTGTTCCAAAAATCATAACATCTGCACATATTCTCATCAAGTTCCGGCTCTTGACCGCATTGCATTCTGCGAATATCTGTGGATTTTATAATTCGTACAACATCAAAAACTTCTCTGTAAATTTTCATTTTTTCTTCAGCCTGTTTAGTTGTCAATTTTATATTTGAATCCATTAATTTACCTCCTCATTATAATATCAAACTAAACAATAACAAAATATACCAATTTAGGCTAAGTGCTTTTGTAAAATTAATCCTTTTTATGGAATTTAAAATTTTTTTCGCTACTTTATTGTATAATATTATACGAAAAAAGTCAACATTTATAACTGCATTTATCGCCGTCTTTTGAACTTTTATGCAAAATTGCATAAAAATATGCACCTCCAACAGTGTCTAACTTTTGGGGTGCATATCAGTAATCGCTTTTTGATTTAATTTTGTGTAATATATTCTCTAAAAATATCTCTTAACATAAATATATCACCACTAACCGATTTGATAGTTGCTATCATTAAATAATCTGCATCAATTTGTGAAAAGTTCAAACTTTTTCCTAATGAATTTACAAGCATTGACAAAAATAGTCTTTGTATACGTCCGTTGCCTTCTCTGAACGGATGTAAATAGTTCAAATCACAGTATAAATCCGTAAACTCAACTATAAATTCATCTTCCTTGATATTCCCCAAGAAATTTAAGTTTATAATTTTTTGGAAAATTCTCTGACCACGTTCCTCAATTTTATCGGCAGGACAAAATCTTGTACCTTTTTTACTCATATCTACCGTACGAATTGTACCTGCCCATTCATAAATATCTCCAAAAACATATTTGTGCAAATTTTTATAAAATTCAAAATCAACATTTTCAAACGGTATTTCTATCATTGCCTTTGCTATGAGCATACTCGTGATGCTACGTTCCATAATATCAAGTTTTTCAGCATCGTGTATATTAAATTTATTTTTCAGTACAGTGCTGTTTTCATAACAATCATCCTGCAACGGATTTAAAGAATATTCAGGCATTATACTGTACACCTTTCAAGCATTATTTTTATAAAGTCATCTTTTGTGAGTTTTCCGTTTAAAACTTCCATACAAAGTTCTTTTTCATCATCAGAAAGTTTGTAACCTTCTATTTCAACTGACGCAATCGCATTGTTTAAAACTTTTTCTGTTTCTTGTAATAAAATTTGATTCATATTGAAAACTCCTCTCTTATTTAATATTAATCAGTATATCACAAATAACATATTAAATCAACATTATAAAAAATACCGACTTCATTATTGAAGTCGGTATTATAATATTAGTCGTTAATTGATTCCCATTTCCAATTACGAACTTCAGGCAAGTCCTGACCGTATTCGGCAATGTATTGCTTATGTTCAACAAGTTTATCGCACATAAGTTGATTTAGGTATGCACCCTTATTGCCAAGCTGAGGCAAGCTTTCAACAGTTGCCTTAACAAGGTGGAAACGATCGATTTCATTTTGAACACGCATATCGAACGGAGTAGTGATTGTGCCCTCTTCCATATAACCAAAAACGTGAAGATTTCTGTTATGTCTGTTATATGTAAGTTCGTGTACAAGTTTTCTGTAACCGTGGAATGCGAATATAATCGGCTTATCCTTTGTAAAGATTGAATCGTATTCAACGTCGCTAAGACCGTGAGGGTGTTCAGACTGTGGCTGAAGTTTCATAAGGTCAACTACGTTTACAACACGAATTTTTAAATCAGGCATATTCTTATGAAGAATTGTAGCTGCCGCAAGAATTTCAAGTGTCGGTGTATCACCGCAGCAAGCAAGTACAACATCAGGTTCACAACCTTTATCGTTTGATGCCCAATCCCAAATACCGATACCTTGTGTACAGTGCTTAACAGCCTGTTCCATTGTAAGCCATTGCGGACGTGGGTGCTTTGATGTTACAAGAACGTTTACATAGTTCTTACTTCTGATACAATGGTCAAAGCATGATAGCAGGCAGTTGGCATCCGGCGGAAGATAAATTCTTGCAACGTCTGCTTTCTTATTTGAAATATGGTCAAGGAATCCCGGGTCCTGGTGTGTAAAACCGTTATGGTCTTGCTGCCATACGTTTGATGACAAGATAAGATTTAGCGATGCAATCTTTTGACGCCATGGAAGTTCCGATGTAACCTTTAACCATTTAGCATGCTGTGCAGCCATTGAATCGATTATTCTGATAAATGCTTCGTAACTTGCAAAGAAACCGTGACGACCTGTCAAAATATAGCCCTCAAGCCAACCTTCACACATATGTTCCGAAAGCATTGAGTCCATAACTCTGCCGTCTGTTGCAAGGAATTCGTCATTATCGTATTTTTCACCGTTCCAGTCACGGTTTGTTTCTTCAAACACTTTACCAAGTCTGTTTGACATAGTTTCGTCAGGACCGAATATACGGAAATTTTTGCTTTCCTTATTTAGTTTGAATATGTCACGAACAAATCCGCCAAGTTCAATCATATCCTGTCCCTCGACAGAACCCGGAAACGGTACATCAAATGCATAATCTCTGAAATCAGGCATACGTAAATCTCTTAAAAGCAAACCGCCGTTTGCGTGTGGGTTAGCACCCATTCTGTAATTGCCCTCCGGAGCAAGTGCGGCGATTTCAGGAACAAGTCTGCCGTTTTCGTCGAACAATTCTTCAGGTTTGTAGCTTAACATCCATTCTTTTAGCTGTTCAAGATGTTCAGGCTTTGACATATCCATAGGTACTTGGTGCGCTCTGAATGTACCTTCGATTTGGTTTCCGTCAACAACCTTTGGACCTGTCCAACCCTTTGGTGTACGAAGAACAATCATAGGCCACTTTGGACGTGACGCGTCATTATTTTCACGGGCATTCTTTTGGATTGCCTTAATCTTTTCGATTACTGTATCCATAGTTTCTGCCATCAATTTGTGCATTGTCATAGGGTCGTCGCCCTCAACAAAGTACGGTTCCCAACCACATCCCTTGAAGAATGATTCGATTTCTTCGTGTGATATACGTGAGAAAATTGTTGGATTTGAAATTTTATATCCGTTTAAGTGAAGTATAGGTAATACCGCACCGTCATTTATTGGGTTTAGGAATTTGTTTGATTGCCATGCTGTTGCAAGAGGACCTGTTTCAGCCTCACCGTCACCGACAACACAAGCAGTGATAAGATCGGGATTATCAAATACCGAACCGAATGCGTGTGCAAGTGAGTAACCAAGCTCACCGCCTTCGTTGATTGAACCCGGTGTTTCGGGTGCAACGTGGCTTGAAATACCGCCCGGGAATGAGAACTGCTTAAACAGTTTTTTCATACCCTCTGTATCTTGGCTTACGTTCGGATATACTTCCGAATAAGAGCCTTCCATATATGTATTTGCCACCATAAAGTTACCGCCGTGTCCCGGACCTGAAATGTAAATCATATCAAGATCGTAACGCTTAATAACTCTGTTTAAGTGAGTGTAAACAAAGTTTTGACCCGGCACTGTACCCCAGTGGCCTACTATTTTGTGCTTTACGTGTTCTCTTTTAAGAGGCTCTCTCAAAAGAGGGTTGTCAAGTAAGTAAAGTTGACCTGCCGCAAGATAGTTCGCAGCTCTCCACCATGCGTCCATTTTTGTAAGCATTTCGTCGCATAATGGCTGTTTTTCCAAACAATCATTTGAATTCATAAAAATTCTCCCTCCGTTTTTTTTTTACATGGCAATTTTATTCCCAAGCCGTAAAATTAAATGTCTAAAAATTGTCATACTACTCTCCAAGAATAAATTATACGCCTGTGTTAAATATTTGTCAATGTTTATTTTGACAAGATTAGCCTTTGTTTTTTGGATATAACTGTTCACTTTTTTGTTGCGTGTTTCTAACCAAAAAGATAACAATGATGATATAAAAATCAAACGTCTGTATGCAGACGATGTTGGTATTTGCGGTAAAGTTATTATCATACAAAATGCAATGAATAAGAATGTTAATGTAAAGATTCGGTATAATTCAAAGCAGGAAATTTTAAATAAAGAAATACCGCCCGTTAAAATTGTAAAGTTTATTGACAAAAATCTGTTTTATTTGATTTCGATAGAAAACGGGGAGTTGGCATATTACAGAATCAACAGAATTATTGATATAAAGCTTACGAAAACCAAAAGTATCGTATCTGATGAAGATTTGAAATTGCTTGATATTTTTGATTACGGTTATCATACTTGTAATAGACATTAACAGAATGTAAAATTTTTTTATTATCTTTCACTTGACAATAGAAAAAATATTATGCTACAATAGTACAAAAATGGACTGTCCGGAATTGTACTAAACGGAGGTGGACTATGTCGGTTGAAAATTATATCAATCAATACTGTTCATACATACATGAATGGGATGCGGTATATGAGGAATATGCGAAGTCTGTAGGACTGTCATATACGGGGTTGATTATTCTGTATGAAATTTATGAAATTGAAAACTGCACGCAAAAGAAGTTATGTGAATATTGTTTTATACCTAAGCAGACCGTTAATGCGGTGGTAACGTCTTTTTACAAAAACGGTTGGATTATGTTAGAGGAAATGCCGCAGGACAGGCGGAACAAGACAATTCACCTAACCGAAAAGGGCAGAAAAGATACTTAAGAAATATTAGAAAAAGTCAAAGAAAACGAAAACAAAGCCATGGAGCAGTTAAGCGAATCGGAGCGAGAAACATTGATGTCGCTTACAAAAAAGTATGTTACCTGCTTTAAAGATGTTATGTTGAAAGGATAAAATGAGTAAAAATAATCAAGATGTTTTAAATCGTCCGATACATTTAAAAATGTTAATCGGATTTTCATTGCCGACGATTTTGTCGATGGTATTTATGAGTATTTACACGACTGTTGACGGACTGTTCGTGGCAAGGCTTGTTAATACAGACGCACTGTCGGCGGTTAATATCGTAATGCCGATGGTATTTATCGCAACGGGAATAGGAACAATGTTCGGCAGCGGCGGTAATGCGTTGGTGGCGAAGAAAATAGGTGAGGGCAAAAAACAAGAGGCACGAGAAGATTTTTCACTGTTGCTTTTTACGTCGTTTGTTGTGAGTTTGGTTATATCGGTTTTGTGCTTTGTATTTTTAAAACCGCTTTTGAGGTTGCTTGGCTCTGACGATAATTTAATGACATATTGTATAGAGTATATGTATCCGATTTTGATAGCAATGCCGTTTACGGTATTCGGTATGATGTTGTCAATGTCGTATATAACGGTCGGAAAAGCACATTTCGGACTGTGGATGTCGATACTTGGCGGTGTGCTGAATATCGTGCTTGACGGGTTGTTTATAGCGATATTCAAGTGGGGTATTGCCGGTGCGGCTATTGCCACTTCAATAGGTTATGTTACAACGTCGATTATCGGACTTGTGTACTTCTTTGTGAACAGGAAACACGAACTGTATATAGTTAAACCAAAATTGAGATGGCACACGATTATTAAAAGCTGTACAAACGGCTCGTCTGAAATGATTGGAGTGTTCGCAGGAAGTATCGTTGCAATTTTGTTTAATAATATTCTAATGCGTATGGCAGGATCGGACGGTGTTGCGTCAATCACGATTATGCTTTATGTGCAGGAGCTTTTTAACGCGGTGTATCGTGGATATGCAACAGGTATTGCACCTGTCATCAGCTATAATTTCGGCCGTGACGATTCGGTGAGGCTGAAGAGAATTCACTCAATCAGTACAAAGGTTATATTGCTTGCGTCGTTTGTACTGACGAGTGTGTGTATTGTGCTTGCACCGACTTTGGTTGAATTCTTTGCCGGTGATAATCAGTCCGTTCTTGAAATGGCAGTGCATGGATTCAGAATTTTTGCGATAAGCTGTTTGTTTGTCGGAATTAATGTGTATTCATCATCACTGTTTACCGCATTGAATGACGGCAAAACATCCGCAATATTGTCATTTTGCAGAACTGTTGTTTTCTTGGTAGTGCCTGTGCTTGTACTTCCTATGATAATCGGCTTGGACGGTGTATGGTGGTCAATGCCGATAGGTGAATTGCTGTCGTTTGCAATGAGCGTGTACTATTTTAGAAAATTGTATTTCAGAAAAGTAAAAGCATGATAAAAAGCTATGGCTTAGCCATAGCTTTTTACTATTTTATGTTAAAATACAATCCCCAATCTTGATCGTTTGCATATGGGTCGGCGTAGTTTGCGGATATACCGTTTATCGAGGTAGGGTAGACGTATGCACAAGTGGCGGTACCGTCGGAGTTCAGCAGACTAAGCACGGAGCGGTGAGAATA from the Hominilimicola fabiformis genome contains:
- a CDS encoding phosphoketolase family protein; its protein translation is MNSNDCLEKQPLCDEMLTKMDAWWRAANYLAAGQLYLLDNPLLREPLKREHVKHKIVGHWGTVPGQNFVYTHLNRVIKRYDLDMIYISGPGHGGNFMVANTYMEGSYSEVYPNVSQDTEGMKKLFKQFSFPGGISSHVAPETPGSINEGGELGYSLAHAFGSVFDNPDLITACVVGDGEAETGPLATAWQSNKFLNPINDGAVLPILHLNGYKISNPTIFSRISHEEIESFFKGCGWEPYFVEGDDPMTMHKLMAETMDTVIEKIKAIQKNARENNDASRPKWPMIVLRTPKGWTGPKVVDGNQIEGTFRAHQVPMDMSKPEHLEQLKEWMLSYKPEELFDENGRLVPEIAALAPEGNYRMGANPHANGGLLLRDLRMPDFRDYAFDVPFPGSVEGQDMIELGGFVRDIFKLNKESKNFRIFGPDETMSNRLGKVFEETNRDWNGEKYDNDEFLATDGRVMDSMLSEHMCEGWLEGYILTGRHGFFASYEAFIRIIDSMAAQHAKWLKVTSELPWRQKIASLNLILSSNVWQQDHNGFTHQDPGFLDHISNKKADVARIYLPPDANCLLSCFDHCIRSKNYVNVLVTSKHPRPQWLTMEQAVKHCTQGIGIWDWASNDKGCEPDVVLACCGDTPTLEILAAATILHKNMPDLKIRVVNVVDLMKLQPQSEHPHGLSDVEYDSIFTKDKPIIFAFHGYRKLVHELTYNRHNRNLHVFGYMEEGTITTPFDMRVQNEIDRFHLVKATVESLPQLGNKGAYLNQLMCDKLVEHKQYIAEYGQDLPEVRNWKWESIND
- a CDS encoding MATE family efflux transporter gives rise to the protein MLIGFSLPTILSMVFMSIYTTVDGLFVARLVNTDALSAVNIVMPMVFIATGIGTMFGSGGNALVAKKIGEGKKQEAREDFSLLLFTSFVVSLVISVLCFVFLKPLLRLLGSDDNLMTYCIEYMYPILIAMPFTVFGMMLSMSYITVGKAHFGLWMSILGGVLNIVLDGLFIAIFKWGIAGAAIATSIGYVTTSIIGLVYFFVNRKHELYIVKPKLRWHTIIKSCTNGSSEMIGVFAGSIVAILFNNILMRMAGSDGVASITIMLYVQELFNAVYRGYATGIAPVISYNFGRDDSVRLKRIHSISTKVILLASFVLTSVCIVLAPTLVEFFAGDNQSVLEMAVHGFRIFAISCLFVGINVYSSSLFTALNDGKTSAILSFCRTVVFLVVPVLVLPMIIGLDGVWWSMPIGELLSFAMSVYYFRKLYFRKVKA
- a CDS encoding MarR family winged helix-turn-helix transcriptional regulator; this encodes MSVENYINQYCSYIHEWDAVYEEYAKSVGLSYTGLIILYEIYEIENCTQKKLCEYCFIPKQTVNAVVTSFYKNGWIMLEEMPQDRRNKTIHLTEKGRKDT
- a CDS encoding Fic/DOC family protein, with the protein product MPEYSLNPLQDDCYENSTVLKNKFNIHDAEKLDIMERSITSMLIAKAMIEIPFENVDFEFYKNLHKYVFGDIYEWAGTIRTVDMSKKGTRFCPADKIEERGQRIFQKIINLNFLGNIKEDEFIVEFTDLYCDLNYLHPFREGNGRIQRLFLSMLVNSLGKSLNFSQIDADYLMIATIKSVSGDIFMLRDIFREYITQN
- a CDS encoding antitoxin VbhA family protein, with product MNQILLQETEKVLNNAIASVEIEGYKLSDDEKELCMEVLNGKLTKDDFIKIMLERCTV
- a CDS encoding WYL domain-containing protein, yielding MLRVSNQKDNNDDIKIKRLYADDVGICGKVIIIQNAMNKNVNVKIRYNSKQEILNKEIPPVKIVKFIDKNLFYLISIENGELAYYRINRIIDIKLTKTKSIVSDEDLKLLDIFDYGYHTCNRH